The sequence below is a genomic window from Cedecea neteri.
ACGTGCATTACGTAAACGCTGGCCTGTGGTTTGTGCTGCATTTGATTCGTTAGTGGCTTCAGTATTCATTAGCTACAACTGCTGGTACTGTTCAAATTAAAGAATTTGGCACAAGTCCTGTACCGCAGCGTCTCCGCTACGTCAGATTGACTCGCACCGCGAAACAAATCTGATACCTGAAGGCTACCCCTCAGTAAAAATACCCGATACCAACCATGCTGTTAGCGCTAAGCTGGTATTTTAGTGGGCTACCGGCCCCGCCGGTTAGTTAACCATAGTCACCCTTTGGCAGGCTGTCCGTTAACTTTACGAAATGGGCACAACTAAACTGTTGTTGCGACGCTACATACTGCCTTAAAGCCGTCAGAAACGCACCGTAATTATTATCCTGAATGATGTATTAGGCCACGTTATTGACTGTTCATGCACTTTTGCCCGTTTTTTATACCGCGCCAGACACCCTCGCCCGACGCGGTAAACCGCCATTTACAATCAAACAGCTTTTACGGCAATAGGTTCGCCCTGCATACGTTTACGCATAGTACGTTTGGTACGGTCGATCACTTCCCCGGCCAGCTGACCACATGCCGCGTCGATATCGTCGCCGCGTGTTTTGCGAACAATGGTGGTGAAACCATAGCTCATCAGCACTTTAGAGAAGCGATCGATACGGCTGTTGGAGCTGCGGCCGTATGGTGCACCCGGGAACGGGTTCCATGGAATCAGGTTGATTTTGCACGGCGTATCTTTCAGGCATTCAGCCAGCTGATGTGCATGTTCGGTACCATCATTGACGTGATCCAACAGAACGTATTCCACCGTGACGCGGCCCTGGTTGGCGTTGGATTTCTCCAGGTAACGACGAACGGCCGCCAGGAAGGTTTCGATGTTGTACTTTTTGTTGATCGGCATGATTTCATCACGAATATCATCTGTCGGCGCATGCAGCGAAATCGCCAGCGCGACATCAATCATATCCCCGAGCTTATCCAGCGCGGGTACCACACCAGAGGTAGAAAGCGTGACGCGGCGTTTGGACAGACCAAAGCCAAAGTCGTCGAGCATGATTTCCATTGCCGGAACAACGTTGTTCAGGTTCAGCAGCGGTTCACCCATGCCCATCATCACCACGTTGGTGATAGGACGCACGCCGGTTTTCTTCTGCGCGCCGATAATCTTCGCCGCGCGCCAGACCTGACCAATAATTTCAGACACACGCAGGTTACGGTTAAAGCCCTGCTGGGCGGTTGAGCAGAATTTACATTCCAGCGCACAGCCAACCTGAGAAGAAACACACAGCGTGGCGCGGTCTTCCTCCGGGATATACACCGTTTCCACCAGCTGGTCGGCAATTTTGATTGCCCACTTGATGGTACCGTCGGCAGAACGTTGCTCTTCAGCAACTTCAGGTGCACGAATCTCAGCGATCTCTTTCAGCTTATTGCGCAGGACCTTGTTGATGTCCGTCATTTCGTCGAAGTCATCACTGCAGTAGTGATACATCCACTTCATAACCTGATCTGCACGGAAAGGTTTCTCACCCAGCTCGGCGAAAAATTCGCGCAGTTGCTGGCGGTTAAGATCGAGCAGGTTAATTTTTTCGGCTTTATTGGAAACAACAACAGGTGTTGCTTCAGGCGTGTTCATTTCAGACATAGTGTTTTCCGGCCTCGTTGTTACACGTTATGGCCCCTGGAGGGTTAGAAAAAGAAACGCCCCGGTGAGCAGGCTCTTCCGGGGGCGTTGCATTGTACAAATTCTATGGCATAGATGCCACGACTGAAAGCGAACAACGATTAAAAAATGTCACGCAAGCTTTCACGTCGGGAATATCCAAAATCATTTGAGTTGCAGTAGGCAGCAAGGGAATGAGCCCCAGGAGCTTACTTAGGTAAGCGACTGGGATGAGTTCCTGCAGCTAACCCCCCTGCGGCTCAAAGGATGACGGATATTTTAGCGTGTGCGTGGGCACACTTCTCCTTCGCCGAAGAAGTAGGCGATTTCGCGGGCTGCGGATTCTACGGAATCAGAACCGTGGGTGCCGTTTTCGGTGAAGCTGTCAGCGTAGTCTGCACGCAGAGTACCAGCCAGTGCGTTAGCCGGGTTAGTTGCGCCCAGCAGGTCACGGTGACGCTGTACTGCGTTTTCGCTTTCCAGCACGGAAACAACGATTGGACCAGAGGTCATGAACTCAACCAGACCGTCGAAGAACGGCTTACCGTCGTGCTCAGCGTAGAAACCACGAGCCTGCTCAACGGTCAGATGCAGCATTTTTGCGCCAACGATTTTAAACCCTGCAGATTCAAAACGAGCATAAATGTTACCAATAACGTTTTTTGCCACCGCGTTTGGTTTGATGATGGAAAAAGTACGTTCAATAGCCATGATTACCTCTGTAGATGTTCTGTGTGTCCGGGAAACCCGGTTATGAAATTGGCGCAGATTATAAAGAGCAAGTTTGTCGTTGCCTATGGATGGAGATAACATTTTTTTAAAATAAGATTAGTTTTGGCAACACTATTGCTGCAGCGGGTGAAATTTCACGTTTTGCCGTCACTGCAGGGTAAAGGTCGCGCTGGCAACGTGCCCGGACTCATCCATCACCACGATCTGATAGTCGCCCGGTTTATTGAGCATTAAGGCCAGCCCATCGCCTTTGCTCTCTTCGCTTTCTCCGTTGATGAACCACCATCGCTGGCCCTGCCCGCCCTGACTGGAAAGCCGCAGCGGAAGCTGCATCTGCCCCGGTAAGCGTTTCAAAATAGTGCCGTCACGCACGCCGAGCAGCAGCAGCGGCGTTGCGCTCTCTTTCTGTAGCGGCGGGCAACTGGCTGAAGCAGCAGGCAAACGAGCAGCACGACGTTCAGCCGGGGGTAACCAGGGTTCAAGAGGCAGTGGCCAGAGAGCAACTGTCCGCTGGCTAGCCCCAGGGCAATCGGCAGCCACTCGCTTACCCTGCGCATCCACCCAAATAAGCTGCCGTGTTCCCTGCGCGCCTTCTTGCCCCGGCGCCAGCAGCGTAGGCGGCTGAGCATCGTCCAGAAGCCATGTTGCCAGCCTTCGACGGCAGTTCACATCTCCGGCTGGCAATGCCTGGCCGCCAGGCCAGCAGATCTCCGCGGCAGTAACGGAAGTGGGCCGGGGATCGGTCGGCAAATGAAGCTGCTGCACGCGCGAATTTGCCTGCAGCAAATTATTCACCTGATTAAGCAACGGCACGGCACTCCCCAGCCCAAACTGCCCCGCCACCGGCGTGCTGTCAGGCCTGCCGGTCCAAATCCCTATCAGGTAGCGTGAGTTAATGCCGATGGCCCAGGCATCACGGTAGCCGTAGCTGGTTCCGGTTTTCCATGCCAGCGGCACAACCGGCGGTAAAGAAGCATCCGGCTGGGGCTGAGCCTCTCCGGCAAGAATACGGCGAATCACCCACGCAGCTCCCGGCGACATTAGAGGACGCTCCCGCAAAGCATCACTCTCCAAAACCCGCAGTTGAGCGGCCTTGCCATGACGGGCAAACACGCTGTAGGCGGCGACTATCTGGTCCAGCCTGGCGCCACCGCCGCCAAGAATAAGCGAAAGATTGGGCTCACTGCCCTGAGGGAAGCGAAGGTTAAGCCCCACGTTGCTCATCTGCCCGGCAAAACGCTTCGGCCCGTAGGCCTCAAGCACCTGAACAGCAGGCAAATTTAGCGAACGCACCAGGG
It includes:
- the ndk gene encoding nucleoside-diphosphate kinase, which codes for MAIERTFSIIKPNAVAKNVIGNIYARFESAGFKIVGAKMLHLTVEQARGFYAEHDGKPFFDGLVEFMTSGPIVVSVLESENAVQRHRDLLGATNPANALAGTLRADYADSFTENGTHGSDSVESAAREIAYFFGEGEVCPRTR
- a CDS encoding bifunctional tRNA (adenosine(37)-C2)-methyltransferase TrmG/ribosomal RNA large subunit methyltransferase RlmN; its protein translation is MSEMNTPEATPVVVSNKAEKINLLDLNRQQLREFFAELGEKPFRADQVMKWMYHYCSDDFDEMTDINKVLRNKLKEIAEIRAPEVAEEQRSADGTIKWAIKIADQLVETVYIPEEDRATLCVSSQVGCALECKFCSTAQQGFNRNLRVSEIIGQVWRAAKIIGAQKKTGVRPITNVVMMGMGEPLLNLNNVVPAMEIMLDDFGFGLSKRRVTLSTSGVVPALDKLGDMIDVALAISLHAPTDDIRDEIMPINKKYNIETFLAAVRRYLEKSNANQGRVTVEYVLLDHVNDGTEHAHQLAECLKDTPCKINLIPWNPFPGAPYGRSSNSRIDRFSKVLMSYGFTTIVRKTRGDDIDAACGQLAGEVIDRTKRTMRKRMQGEPIAVKAV